One segment of Anguilla anguilla isolate fAngAng1 chromosome 1, fAngAng1.pri, whole genome shotgun sequence DNA contains the following:
- the LOC118207010 gene encoding NF-kappa-B inhibitor delta, with translation MHWPKSPKEKPCYSLPTVKKLLEQKRKRDTSSASSSSSSSAETGAGASALPVSTPPQATVTDASGSYSNTMGAMAPLPPSGYSRWSVAGSHQPLQQDCPFSPMATSYFPLSGAQDYNSQGQAYSPALTSSFPTQPAQDYSGAMSIHAYPGGAVTSSLPDAVHSPALQPPAYSWALASGLQAQANPGAAGHLNLETLDEARMFLRGMDNSKKTWQDEDGDTILHIYTAKGLREYALAAAENLQALGRLDSKEHKGKTALLVAVTANQSEIVHDLLSLGADINACDVKGQTALHLAATYGFPRVMQTVLSFGPVDLEARNFEGQTPLHCAAISHSGTVKALGSAPPAMGDPVMQAQAEDKLSCLQLLISCGASLLSQDIKSNKTVLHLAVKEGNIQLVHYLLRLTLTDMQAFVNMKAHGNTALHMAAGLHSSCCQEEMVRLLLSRGADPSVRNLENDQPAHLLQSGERGEQLKLILKKRPASSRRRITSLQDQE, from the exons ATGCACTGGCCGAAAT CGCCGAAGGAGAAGCCGTGTTACTCCTTGCCCACTGTGAAGAAGCTCCTGGAGCAGAAGCGAAAGCGAGACACTTCATCtgcatcttcctcctcctcctcttcggcAGAGACCGGCGCGGGTGCCTCAGCTCTCCCG GTGTCAACACCACCCCAAGCTACTGTAACAG ACGCCTCCGGCAGCTATTCCAACACCATGGGCGCGATGGCACCCCTGCCGCCTTCGGGGTACAGCAGATGGAGCGTGGCCggctcccatcagcccctgcagCAGGACTGCCCCTTTTCCCCCATGGCGACGAGCTACTTCCCCCTGTCCGGCGCGCAGGACTACAACTCCCAGGGCCAAGCCTACAGCCCGGCCCTCACCTCCAGCTTCCCCACGCAGCCCGCACAGGACTACAGCGGCGCCATGAGCATCCACGCCTAC CCGGGCGGAGCGGTGACGTCGTCCCTGCCGGACGCGGTGCACTCGCCTGCCCTGCAGCCGCCCGCTTACTCCTGGGCCCTGGCGAGCGGCCTCCAGGCCCAGGCCAACCCCGGCGCGGCGGGACACTTGAACCTGGAGACCCTGGACGAGGCCAGGATGTTCCTGCGGGGAATGGACAACAGCAAGAAGACCTGGCAGGACGAGGACGGGGACAC GATCCTGCACATCTACACCGCCAAGGGGCTGCGGGAGTACGCCCTAGCGGCTGCAGAGAACCTCCAAGCACTGGGGAGGCTGGATTCCAAGGAGCACAAGGGGAAG ACTGCCTTGCTAGTTGCCGTGACAGCCAACCAGTCAGAAATTGTCCATGACCTCCTTTCGTTGGGCGCGGACATCAACGCCTGCGATGTCAAAGGGCAGACAGCTCTGCACCTGGCTGCTACGTACGGATTCCCCAGAGTGATGCAG ACCGTTCTGTCGTTTGGGCCTGTGGATCTGGAGGCTCGTAATTTTGAAG GGCAGACTCCTCTACACTGCGCGGCCATCTCCCACAGCGGCACGGTGAAGGCACTGGGCTCCGCGCCACCCGCCATGGGGGACCCCGTCATGCAGGCCCAGGCCGAAGACAAGCTCTCCTGCCTGCAGCTGCTCATCAGCTGTGGGGCCTCTCTGCTCAGCCAG GACATCAAGAGCAATAAGACTGTCCTACACCTGGCAGTGAAGGAGGGGAACATCCAGCTGGTGCATTACCTGCTGAGACTGACCCTGACAGACATGCAAGCCTTTGTTAACATGAAG gcacACGGCAACACTGCGCTGCACATGGCGGCGGGCCTCCACAGCAGCTGCTGCCAGGAGGAGATGGTCCGCCTGCTCCTGAGCCGCGGGGCGGACCCGAGCGTCCGCAACCTGGAGAACGACCAGCCGGCGCACCTGCTGCAgagcggggagaggggagagcag CTCAAACTCATCCTGAAAAAGCGACCTGCTTCCTCTCGTAGACGTATTACATCCTTACAGGACCAAGAGTGA